Proteins encoded together in one Coffea arabica cultivar ET-39 chromosome 2c, Coffea Arabica ET-39 HiFi, whole genome shotgun sequence window:
- the LOC113727798 gene encoding uncharacterized protein isoform X1, producing MSNEVGRLGESNDAGISKLKKVKLKVGGVTHTLHTKTVSEASSFAGSSSTKSSLSSDGPPVHPKLIAQDNENTGRCTSKDKGSGLQGIPWKDFSKSGFTVKKHVISLGKMPGQSVSTRQSGALESSRKSKRVPKKRSLGEVFDDGEDNSDDEIRYLEKVRRLRLSSSHGTEFEDVDEVGSKKQQNASRLSYGDIYSNDVDLRYHNSSSLGKESRKSRSVKASEDADYFEDEDSFSDDEPEPKRKHSNELIDESGDFKREMAITTRQRALKSARSTSSPSGASLIEFPNGLPPAPPKKPKEKLSEVEQQLKKAEAAQRRRMQVEKAAREAEAEAIRKILGQDSSRKKQEDKMKKRQDELAQERAANNVLASNAVRWVIGPSGTTVTFPDEIGLPRILESKPCSLCSLPSVILLHVKTVLALLVQMHTSTETQSQSCHCAASVATRQYMRRCRLQLLV from the exons ATGAGTAATGAAGTTGGACGATTGGGAGAATCAAATGATGCAGGTATCAGTAAACTTAAGAAAGTGAAGCTTAAGGTTGGTGGTGTTACTCATACGCTACATACTAAAACCGTTTCCGAGGCTTCATCATTTGCTGGGTCTTCATCAACCAAGTCTTCTCTCTCTTCTGATGGCCCACCTGTGCACCCTAAGCTGATTGCGCAG GATAATGAAAACACAGGTCGCTGCACTTCTAAGGACAAAGGAAGTGGATTGCAGGGCATTCCATGGAAGGATTTTTCTAAGAGTGGTTTTACTGTTAAGAAACATGTTATTTCACTGGGAAAGATGCCTGGACAAAGTGTCTCTACTAGGCAATCTGGTGCTCTTGAGTCCTCTCGTAAGAGCAAACGAGTTCCTAAGAAACGTTCATTAGGTGAAGTTTTTGATGATGGAGAAGATAATAGTGATGACGAGATTCGGTACCTTGAAAAGGTCAGACGTCTGAGACTTAGTTCAAGTCACGGCACAGAGTTTGAAGATGTAGATGAAGTAGGGAGCAAGAAGCAACAGAATGCATCTAGGTTATCTTATGGTGATATCTACAGTAATGATGTAGATTTGAGATACCATAACAGCTCTTCATTAGGCAAGGAGAGTAGGAAGTCCAGATCAGTTAAAGCATCCGAAGATGCAGACTATTTTGAAGATGAAGACTCGTTCTCTGATGATGAGCCTGAACCAAAGAGAAAGCACAGCAACGAGTTAATTGATGAGTCAGGGGATTTTAAGAGGGAAATGGCTATCACTACCCGCCAACGAGCACTCAAAAGTGCAAGATCCACTTCTTCCCCTTCTGGTGCAAGTTTGATTGAGTTCCCAAATGGATTACCTCCTGCCCCACCTAAAA AGCCAAAGGAAAAACTGTCGGAGGTGGAGCAACAACTGAAGAAAGCTGAGGCTGCTCAAAGACGAAGGATGCAAGTGGAGAAGGCTGCTCGGGAGGCTGAG GCTGAGGCGATCAGAAAAATCCTAGGCCAAGATTCCAGTAGGAAGAAGCAAGAGGATAAAATGAAGAAGCGACAAGATGAGCTGGCTCAG GAGAGGGCTGCAAACAACGTTCTTGCATCAAATGCAGTTAGATGGGTGATTGGCCCGTCCGGGACTACTGTGACGTTCCCCGATGAGATAGGCCTCCCAAGAATTCTTGAATCCAAGCCTTGTAG CCTTTGTTCTTTGCCGTCAGTTATCCTCCTCCACGTGAAAACTGTGCTGGCCCTTCTTGTACAAATGCATACAAGTACCGAGACTCAAAGTCAAAGTTGCCACTGTGCAGCCTCGGTTGCTACAAGGCAATACATGAGAAGATGCAGGCTGCAGCTGCTTGTTTGA
- the LOC113727798 gene encoding uncharacterized protein isoform X2 has protein sequence MSNEVGRLGESNDAGISKLKKVKLKVGGVTHTLHTKTVSEASSFAGSSSTKSSLSSDGPPVHPKLIAQDNENTGRCTSKDKGSGLQGIPWKDFSKSGFTVKKHVISLGKMPGQSVSTRQSGALESSRKSKRVPKKRSLGEVFDDGEDNSDDEIRYLEKVRRLRLSSSHGTEFEDVDEVGSKKQQNASRLSYGDIYSNDVDLRYHNSSSLGKESRKSRSVKASEDADYFEDEDSFSDDEPEPKRKHSNELIDESGDFKREMAITTRQRALKSARSTSSPSGASLIEFPNGLPPAPPKKPKEKLSEVEQQLKKAEAAQRRRMQVEKAAREAEAEAIRKILGQDSSRKKQEDKMKKRQDELAQERAANNVLASNAVRWVIGPSGTTVTFPDEIGLPRILESKPCSYPPPRENCAGPSCTNAYKYRDSKSKLPLCSLGCYKAIHEKMQAAAACLI, from the exons ATGAGTAATGAAGTTGGACGATTGGGAGAATCAAATGATGCAGGTATCAGTAAACTTAAGAAAGTGAAGCTTAAGGTTGGTGGTGTTACTCATACGCTACATACTAAAACCGTTTCCGAGGCTTCATCATTTGCTGGGTCTTCATCAACCAAGTCTTCTCTCTCTTCTGATGGCCCACCTGTGCACCCTAAGCTGATTGCGCAG GATAATGAAAACACAGGTCGCTGCACTTCTAAGGACAAAGGAAGTGGATTGCAGGGCATTCCATGGAAGGATTTTTCTAAGAGTGGTTTTACTGTTAAGAAACATGTTATTTCACTGGGAAAGATGCCTGGACAAAGTGTCTCTACTAGGCAATCTGGTGCTCTTGAGTCCTCTCGTAAGAGCAAACGAGTTCCTAAGAAACGTTCATTAGGTGAAGTTTTTGATGATGGAGAAGATAATAGTGATGACGAGATTCGGTACCTTGAAAAGGTCAGACGTCTGAGACTTAGTTCAAGTCACGGCACAGAGTTTGAAGATGTAGATGAAGTAGGGAGCAAGAAGCAACAGAATGCATCTAGGTTATCTTATGGTGATATCTACAGTAATGATGTAGATTTGAGATACCATAACAGCTCTTCATTAGGCAAGGAGAGTAGGAAGTCCAGATCAGTTAAAGCATCCGAAGATGCAGACTATTTTGAAGATGAAGACTCGTTCTCTGATGATGAGCCTGAACCAAAGAGAAAGCACAGCAACGAGTTAATTGATGAGTCAGGGGATTTTAAGAGGGAAATGGCTATCACTACCCGCCAACGAGCACTCAAAAGTGCAAGATCCACTTCTTCCCCTTCTGGTGCAAGTTTGATTGAGTTCCCAAATGGATTACCTCCTGCCCCACCTAAAA AGCCAAAGGAAAAACTGTCGGAGGTGGAGCAACAACTGAAGAAAGCTGAGGCTGCTCAAAGACGAAGGATGCAAGTGGAGAAGGCTGCTCGGGAGGCTGAG GCTGAGGCGATCAGAAAAATCCTAGGCCAAGATTCCAGTAGGAAGAAGCAAGAGGATAAAATGAAGAAGCGACAAGATGAGCTGGCTCAG GAGAGGGCTGCAAACAACGTTCTTGCATCAAATGCAGTTAGATGGGTGATTGGCCCGTCCGGGACTACTGTGACGTTCCCCGATGAGATAGGCCTCCCAAGAATTCTTGAATCCAAGCCTTGTAG TTATCCTCCTCCACGTGAAAACTGTGCTGGCCCTTCTTGTACAAATGCATACAAGTACCGAGACTCAAAGTCAAAGTTGCCACTGTGCAGCCTCGGTTGCTACAAGGCAATACATGAGAAGATGCAGGCTGCAGCTGCTTGTTTGATTTGA
- the LOC140035783 gene encoding F-box/kelch-repeat protein At3g06240-like: MAEQNSDWRAKGIKASRKNYKDDPSTGYLFHMFLDGEKRETAYHLLSDGPNGYAKVLELKPPIDFVSGSCSVVDSCVFKLVRIIYDSPNCEAPYDLEKTEIEVYNLSTGSWRKIENLVVNWIIYCQLRIVYVNGFVNWLAFHPERHDEDLIVAFDVKSEEFRTLELLDLEMEGDYRGPLLKDYKDMLAFFVCGNFAALEGTGTWSLWVMREYGVTNSWERLFNVVTEQRIVWSLGVTKNCDILLLTPDSKVVAYDFKEQEVKNLGLPKYCPHSCFLITYMESLLLLDEQANLDGHMD, from the exons ATGGCTGAGCAAAACAGCGATTGGCGGGCGAAAGGAATCAAAGCATCCCGGAAGAA TTATAAAGATGATCCATCAACTGGATATCTTTTTCATATGTTTTTGGACGGGGAAAAGCGAGAAACTGCATACCATCTGTTGTCTGATGGGCCTAATGGATATGCGAAGGTCTTAGAATTGAAACCCCCCATTGATTTTGTATCTGGGTCATGTTCGGTTGTTGATTCAT GTGTCTTTAAGTTGGTTAGGATTATATATGATAGCCCAAATTGTGAAGCTCCCTATGACCTGGAGAAGACTGAGATTGAGGTCTACAATCTGAGTACAGGTTCTTGGAGAAAGATTGAGAATTTAGTCGTTAATTGGATTATTTACTGCCAATTGCGAATTGTATATGTGAATGGGTTTGTTAATTGGCTTGCATTTCATCCTGAACggcacgatgaagatttgattgTGGCTTTTGATGTTAAAAGTGAAGAATTTAGGACACTAGAGTTGCTGGATTTAGAGATGGAGGGGGATTATAGAGGTCCATTGCTCAAGGACTACAAGGACATGCTTGCATTTTTTGTTTGTGGAAATTTTGCAGCTCTTGAAGGGACTGGTACTTGGAGTTTGTGGGTGATGAGAGAGTATGGTGTGACCAACTCTTGGGAGAGATTGTTCAATGTGGTAACAGAACAGAGGATAGTTTGGTCTCTAGGGGTTACTAAAAACTGTGATATTCTGCTTCTCACACCTGATTCAAAAGTGGTGGCATATGATTTTAAGGAGCAGGAAGTGAAGAATCTTGGGCTTCCTAAGTATTGCCCGCATAGCTGTTTCTTGATAACATACATGGAAAGCTTGCTCCTACTGGATGAACAAGCTAACCTGGATGGACATATGGATTAG
- the LOC113727799 gene encoding F-box/kelch-repeat protein At3g06240-like, which translates to MENPKELRSDADFSFEFFPFEIIIEILSRLPVKVLGRFTTVSKLWYSLITSYMFINKHLKDYSISLSNKSYSSGDSSSSLATPFSSVLLIPIVLKELVRHSYSMFFDSTFDGNGSFEIPMLYHWLEILFVGNSCNGIICFTDQKAFFGRKVYLYNPVIRRMKLISHNCFADMMFDRNKVFCKLGFGFCECTNDYKVVRIHYVKDEESKLLGNVAPEVEVYRLNADNWRRIKANVECIVNYRSVSCNGSIHWLARKKNGRIFDAIMSFDIAHELFCETDLPVQCHSLKDGTLLVFKGLLAIFKDGISIREYEGYKCYELWVMREYKVAKSWTKLFVLETKRSVVKAFGFTKSGQLVMQMHGDRLASWEPEGNCLKHLDIDGFLHHVDASFVESLVLYEGGCVASAETNTIVAETSQSMRIMGSRELLSSMDTLKVPIHGDEVAVRVAADVASLECGISELKSLCWRRPALVCIMAKPRDSPSTVQLCVENYCLLIKQDYLGYVPESLRDFLANPEICFVNVGPDRLYLGPFFLERNGIEFSHLVYKVLRKHYFSRWGLKPLADEVGVVLEEYPARFGLDCRTEAFSAEDAKWAIYHVYASFRISSKLFGSL; encoded by the exons ATGGAAAATCCAAAAGAATTGAGGTCTGATGCTGATTTCAGCTTCGAGTTTTTCCCATTTGAAATCATAATTGAGATTCTCTCAAGATTGCCAGTCAAAGTACTTGGCAGATTCACCACAGTCTCCAAATTATGGTACTCTCTCATCACAAGTTATATGTTCATTAATAAGCATCTCAAGGATTACTCCATCTCGCTGTCTAATAAGTCTTACAGCAGCGGCGACAGCAGCAGCAGCTTGGCTACCCCTTTTAGCTCTGTCTTGCTAATTCCTATTGTACTAAAGGAATTAGTGAGACATTCTTATTCTATGTTTTTTGATAGCACTTTTGATGGTAATGGAAGTTTTGAAATTCCGATGTTGTATCATTGGCTTGAGATTTTGTTCGTTGGGAATTCTTGCAATGGAATAATCTGTTTCACTGATCAGAAGGCATTTTTCGGTAGGAAAGTGTATTTGTACAATCCTGTAATTAGGAGAATGAAGCTTATATCCCATAATTGCTTTGCTGATATGATGTTTGATCGTAACAAAGTGTTTTGCAAACTGGGATTTGGGTTTTGTGAGTGTACTAATGACTATAAGGTTGTGCGGATCCATTATGTTAAGGACGAGGAGTCAAAACTGTTGGGGAATGTAGCACCTGAGGTGGAGGTTTATCGTTTGAATGCTGATAATTGGAGAAGGATTAAGGCAAATGTCGAGTGTATTGTCAATTATAGGTCGGTTTCTTGCAATGGATCTATTCATTGGTTGGCTCGAAAGAAGAATGGACGGATTTTTGATGCTATCATGTCCTTTGATATTGCTCATGAGTTGTTTTGTGAGACCGATTTGCCTGTTCAGTGCCACTCATTGAAGGATGGGACTTTATTGGTCTTCAAGGGGTTGCTTGCTATTTTCAAGGATGGCATTAGCATTAGAGAGTACGAAGGATATAAATGCTACGAGTTATGGGTGATGAGGGAGTATAAGGTTGCCAAATCCTGGACTAAACTATTTGTTTTGGAGACAAAACGATCTGTTGTGAAGGCATTTGGATTTACAAAGAGTGGACAACTTGTGATGCAGATGCACGGTGATAGGTTAGCATCTTGGGAGCCTGAAGGAAACTGTCTGAAACATCTAGATATTGATGGATTTCTACATCATGTGGATGCTTCTTTTGTGGAGAGTCTTGTTTTATATGAAGGTGGATGTGTTGCTTCAGCAGAAACAAA CACAATAGTAGCAGAAACTAGCCAAAGTATGAGGATCATGGGTTCTCGGGAATTGCTCTCAAGCATGGATACTCTTAAAGTTCCAATTCATGGTGACGAAGTAGCGGTGAGGGTAGCAGCTGATGTTGCTTCGCTGGAATGTGGTATCAGTGAACTTAAAAGTCTGTGCTGGAGACGCCCAGCCTTAGTGTGTATCATGGCTAAGCCACGGGATTCACCTTCTACTGTGCAACTTTGTGTAGAGAATTATTGCTTGCTTATTAAGCAAGATTATCTGGGTTATGTTCCTGAATCACTAAGAGATTTTTTGGCTAATCCAGAAatatgttttgtaaatgttggtCCTGACAGATTGTATCTCGGGCCATTCTTCCTGGAAAGAAATGGGATTGAGTTCAGTCATTTAGTTTACAAGGTTCTAAGGAAGCATTATTTTAGCAGGTGGGGGTTGAAGCCTCTTGCAGATGAAGTTGGAGTTGTTCTTGAAGAATATCCTGCTAGGTTTGGCCTAGACTGCAGGACTGAAGCTTTCTCTGCTGAGGATGCCAAGTGGGCCATTTATCATGTCTATGCATCTTTTAGGATCAGTAGTAAACTCTTTGGGTCACTTtaa